A portion of the Streptomyces sp. YPW6 genome contains these proteins:
- the nth gene encoding endonuclease III: MSSSTPGKSSTADQTGASGATGGTGKAVPERTTATEAGAKAGGKPATKSATKTPTESATKAAAKPAAKSAPARKASATAAAAKAAAPRKAPKAESHLAMVRRARRINRELAEVYPYAHPELDFRNPFELLVATVLSAQTTDLRVNQTTPALFAAYPTPEDMAAAVPEEMEEIIRPTGFFRAKTKSLLGLSAALRDEFGGEVPGRLEDLVKLPGVGRKTANVVLGNAFGVPGITVDTHFGRLVRRWKWTDEEDPVKVEAVVAGIFPKSEWTMLSHRVVFHGRRICHARKPACGACPIAPLCPSYGEGETDPDKARKLLKYEMGGRPGQRLSPPADYPGKPAPALGEG, translated from the coding sequence GTGTCATCGTCAACGCCCGGTAAGTCCAGCACAGCGGATCAAACCGGGGCGTCCGGCGCAACGGGAGGGACCGGGAAGGCGGTCCCGGAGCGCACGACGGCGACCGAGGCGGGGGCGAAGGCAGGGGGCAAGCCTGCGACCAAGTCCGCGACCAAGACGCCGACCGAATCCGCAACCAAGGCGGCGGCCAAGCCTGCGGCCAAGTCGGCCCCGGCGCGCAAGGCGTCAGCGACGGCGGCCGCGGCCAAGGCGGCGGCCCCGCGCAAGGCGCCGAAGGCCGAATCCCATCTCGCGATGGTCCGCCGGGCACGCCGGATCAACCGCGAGCTCGCCGAGGTCTATCCGTACGCCCATCCCGAGCTGGACTTCCGCAACCCCTTCGAGCTCCTCGTGGCCACGGTCCTCTCGGCCCAGACCACCGACCTGAGGGTCAACCAGACGACGCCCGCGCTCTTCGCCGCGTACCCCACCCCCGAGGACATGGCGGCGGCGGTGCCGGAGGAGATGGAGGAGATCATCCGGCCGACCGGGTTCTTCCGGGCGAAGACGAAGTCGCTGCTGGGCCTCTCGGCGGCCCTCCGGGACGAGTTCGGCGGCGAGGTCCCGGGGCGTCTGGAGGACCTCGTCAAGCTGCCCGGCGTCGGCCGCAAGACCGCCAACGTCGTCCTCGGCAACGCTTTCGGAGTCCCGGGAATCACGGTCGACACGCACTTCGGGCGTCTGGTGCGGCGCTGGAAGTGGACGGACGAGGAGGACCCGGTGAAGGTCGAGGCGGTCGTCGCCGGGATCTTCCCCAAGAGCGAGTGGACGATGCTCTCGCACCGCGTCGTGTTCCACGGCCGCCGGATCTGCCACGCCCGCAAACCCGCCTGCGGGGCCTGCCCCATCGCCCCGCTCTGTCCGTCGTACGGGGAGGGCGAGACCGATCCGGACAAGGCCCGCAAGCTCCTGAAGTACGAGATGGGCGGCCGGCCGGGGCAGCGGCTCAGCCCGCCCGCCGACTACCCGGGCAAGCCCGCTCCCGCACTGGGGGAGGGGTGA
- a CDS encoding RidA family protein — translation MAGAVESRLAELGLTLPAVVPPLASYQPAVQSGVYVYTSGQLPMVDGKLAVTGKVGAEVTPDEAKELAKTCALNALAAVKSVAGDLDRIKRVVKVVGFVASASDFTGQPAVVNGASELLGEVLGDKGVHARSAVGVAVLPLDAPVEVEVQVELVEA, via the coding sequence GTGGCGGGCGCCGTCGAGTCGCGCCTCGCCGAACTGGGCCTGACCCTGCCCGCCGTCGTGCCGCCGCTGGCCTCGTACCAGCCGGCCGTGCAGTCCGGGGTGTACGTGTACACCTCGGGCCAGCTGCCGATGGTGGACGGCAAACTGGCCGTCACCGGCAAGGTCGGCGCCGAGGTCACGCCGGACGAGGCGAAGGAGCTCGCCAAGACCTGCGCGCTCAACGCCCTGGCCGCCGTGAAGTCGGTCGCCGGTGACCTGGACCGGATCAAGCGCGTCGTGAAGGTCGTCGGCTTCGTCGCCTCGGCCTCCGACTTCACCGGCCAGCCCGCCGTGGTCAACGGCGCCAGCGAGCTGCTGGGCGAGGTCCTGGGCGACAAGGGCGTGCACGCGCGCAGCGCCGTGGGCGTGGCCGTGCTCCCGCTGGACGCGCCGGTCGAGGTCGAGGTCCAAGTGGAGCTCGTCGAAGCCTGA
- a CDS encoding NUDIX hydrolase, whose translation MSQGQWYPPEWPDRIRALAAGELTAVTPRRAATVMLLRDRGPRAASPGPVVHMLRRRTSMAFAGGAYAYPGGGVDPRDDDRLIGWAGPPLEQWADRLGVATVTEAQAVVCAAVRETFEEAGVLLAGPTATTVVGDTTGDDWEADREALVARDLSFAEFLDRRGLVLRSDLLGAWARWITPEFEPRRYDTWFFVAALPEGQRTRDVSTEADRTVWIAPAEATRRYDAGELLMMPPTVTTLRALTPYGTAAEALEAADVQDMAPVLAQARLEGDELVLTWPGHDEFTKHVPAAGGGGGAA comes from the coding sequence ATGTCCCAAGGTCAGTGGTACCCCCCGGAATGGCCCGACCGGATCCGGGCCCTCGCCGCCGGTGAGCTGACGGCCGTGACGCCCCGGCGGGCGGCCACGGTGATGCTGCTCCGCGACCGCGGGCCCCGGGCGGCGTCGCCGGGCCCCGTCGTGCACATGCTGCGCCGCCGTACGTCGATGGCGTTCGCCGGAGGCGCGTACGCCTATCCGGGGGGTGGCGTGGATCCGCGCGACGACGACCGGCTGATCGGGTGGGCCGGGCCCCCGTTGGAGCAGTGGGCCGACCGGCTCGGCGTGGCGACGGTCACCGAGGCGCAGGCCGTCGTCTGCGCGGCGGTGCGCGAGACGTTCGAGGAGGCGGGCGTCCTGCTCGCCGGGCCGACCGCCACGACCGTGGTCGGCGACACGACCGGGGACGACTGGGAGGCAGACCGGGAGGCGCTGGTCGCCCGGGACCTGTCCTTCGCGGAGTTCCTGGACCGGCGCGGCCTGGTGCTGCGCTCGGACCTGCTGGGCGCCTGGGCGCGCTGGATCACGCCGGAGTTCGAACCGCGCCGCTACGACACCTGGTTCTTCGTCGCCGCGCTCCCCGAGGGGCAGCGCACCCGGGACGTCTCCACCGAGGCCGACCGCACGGTGTGGATCGCCCCGGCGGAGGCCACCCGACGCTACGACGCGGGCGAGCTGCTGATGATGCCGCCCACCGTGACCACACTGCGGGCCCTCACGCCGTACGGCACGGCCGCCGAAGCTCTGGAGGCCGCCGATGTGCAGGACATGGCCCCGGTCCTCGCGCAGGCCCGGCTGGAGGGCGACGAGCTGGTGCTGACCTGGCCGGGACACGACGAGTTCACCAAGCACGTGCCCGCGGCGGGCGGGGGAGGCGGTGCCGCATGA
- a CDS encoding Crp/Fnr family transcriptional regulator, whose protein sequence is MDDVLRRAPLFAALDDEQAAELRASMSEVTLARGDALFHEGDQGDRLYVVTEGKVKLHRTSPDGRENMLAVLGPGELIGELSLFDPGPRTATASALTEVKLLGLGHGDLQPWLNARPEVATALLRAVARRLRKTNDQMSDLVFSDVPGRVARALLDLSRRFGVQSEEGIHVVHDLTQEELAQLVGASRETVNKALADFAGRGWLRLEARAVILLDVERLAKRSR, encoded by the coding sequence GTGGACGACGTTCTGCGGCGCGCCCCGCTTTTCGCGGCGCTCGATGACGAGCAGGCCGCGGAGCTCCGCGCCTCGATGAGTGAGGTGACCCTCGCGCGCGGAGACGCGCTGTTCCACGAGGGCGACCAGGGTGACCGCCTGTACGTGGTCACCGAGGGCAAGGTGAAGCTCCACCGCACCTCGCCCGACGGGCGCGAGAACATGCTGGCCGTGCTCGGCCCCGGCGAGCTGATCGGGGAGCTGTCGCTCTTCGACCCGGGCCCGCGTACGGCGACCGCCTCCGCTCTGACCGAGGTCAAGCTCCTCGGCCTCGGCCACGGCGACCTGCAGCCGTGGCTGAACGCCCGGCCCGAGGTCGCCACCGCGCTGCTGCGCGCGGTCGCCCGGCGGCTGCGCAAGACCAACGACCAGATGTCCGACCTGGTCTTCTCCGATGTGCCGGGCCGGGTCGCCCGCGCCCTCCTGGACCTGTCGCGCCGCTTCGGCGTCCAGTCGGAGGAAGGCATCCACGTCGTGCACGACCTCACGCAGGAGGAGCTGGCCCAGCTGGTCGGCGCCTCCCGCGAGACGGTCAACAAGGCGCTCGCGGACTTCGCGGGCCGCGGCTGGCTGCGTCTGGAGGCCCGCGCGGTCATCCTGCTGGACGTCGAGCGGCTGGCGAAGCGCTCGCGCTGA
- a CDS encoding MBL fold metallo-hydrolase → MTDAAALPGQPRGAVVSGPATARTVNVLAPNPSAMTLDGTNTWIVAEPDSDLAVVIDPGPLDDVHLRAVMEAVERSGRRVGLTLLTHGHPDHAEGAGRFAELTGTKVRALDPALRLGDEGIAAGDVITTGGLELRVVPTPGHTADSLSFHLPADRAVLTGDTVLGRGTTVVAHPDGRLGDYLDSLRRLRSLTVDDGVHTVLPGHGPVLEDAQGAVEFYLAHRAHRLAQVETAVEAGHRTPADVVAAVYADVDRSLWPAAELSVRAQLEYLTEHGLIQQD, encoded by the coding sequence ATGACCGACGCAGCCGCCCTGCCCGGACAGCCGCGCGGAGCCGTCGTCTCCGGGCCGGCGACCGCCCGTACGGTCAACGTCCTGGCGCCCAACCCGTCCGCGATGACGCTCGACGGGACGAACACCTGGATCGTGGCCGAGCCGGACTCGGACCTCGCCGTCGTCATCGATCCCGGGCCGCTCGACGACGTACATCTGCGGGCCGTGATGGAGGCGGTGGAGCGGTCCGGGCGGCGGGTCGGCCTCACGCTGCTCACGCATGGTCATCCCGACCACGCGGAGGGCGCGGGCCGGTTCGCGGAGCTGACGGGGACGAAGGTACGGGCCCTGGACCCGGCGCTCCGGCTGGGCGACGAAGGGATCGCGGCGGGCGACGTGATCACCACCGGCGGCCTGGAGCTGCGCGTGGTGCCGACGCCGGGGCACACCGCTGATTCGCTCTCGTTCCATCTGCCCGCCGACCGGGCGGTGCTGACGGGTGACACGGTCCTCGGCCGCGGTACGACGGTGGTCGCGCATCCGGACGGGCGGCTCGGCGACTACCTGGACTCGCTGCGGCGGCTGCGGTCGCTGACGGTCGACGACGGCGTCCACACGGTGCTCCCGGGCCACGGGCCGGTGCTGGAGGACGCGCAGGGGGCGGTGGAGTTCTACCTGGCCCACCGCGCTCACCGGCTCGCCCAGGTGGAGACGGCGGTGGAGGCAGGGCACCGTACGCCGGCGGACGTGGTGGCGGCGGTGTACGCCGACGTGGACCGCTCCCTGTGGCCGGCCGCCGAGCTGTCGGTACGGGCGCAGCTGGAATACCTGACCGAACACGGGCTGATCCAACAGGACTGA
- a CDS encoding ArsA-related P-loop ATPase, producing MSRFQVVSGKGGTGKTTVAAALALALATEGRRTLLVEVEGRQGIAQLFGSGALPYEERKIAVAPGGGEVYALAIDAERALLDYLQMFYKLGSAGRALKKLGAIDFATTIAPGVRDVLLTGKACEAVRRKDKQGRFVYDHVIMDAPPTGRVTRFLNVNDEVAGLAKIGPIHHQAQAVMRVLKSPQTAVHLVTLLEEMPVQETADGIAELRAADLPVGSVFVNMVRPHLLDEDALRTAAGGRRKEIAKTLTRAGVTGSAALVRPLVAQAAEHAERVGLEREQRAVLAGLGLPTVELPLMGDGVDLAALHDLATELRKQGAGEGGDA from the coding sequence GTGAGCAGGTTCCAGGTCGTCAGTGGCAAGGGCGGTACCGGTAAGACCACGGTCGCCGCCGCCCTCGCGCTCGCCCTCGCGACCGAGGGCAGGCGCACCCTCCTCGTCGAGGTCGAGGGCAGGCAGGGCATCGCCCAGCTCTTCGGTTCCGGAGCGCTCCCCTACGAGGAGCGCAAGATCGCCGTCGCACCGGGCGGCGGCGAGGTGTACGCGCTGGCGATCGACGCCGAGCGCGCGCTCCTCGACTACCTCCAGATGTTCTACAAGCTGGGCAGCGCGGGCCGGGCCCTGAAGAAGCTCGGCGCGATCGACTTCGCCACCACCATCGCGCCCGGCGTGCGGGACGTCCTGCTGACCGGCAAGGCGTGCGAAGCCGTACGCCGCAAGGACAAGCAGGGCCGGTTCGTCTACGACCACGTGATCATGGACGCCCCGCCGACCGGCCGGGTCACCCGCTTCCTGAACGTCAACGACGAGGTGGCCGGGCTGGCGAAGATCGGCCCGATACACCACCAGGCCCAGGCGGTGATGCGGGTGCTGAAGTCCCCGCAGACCGCGGTCCACCTGGTGACCCTCCTGGAGGAGATGCCGGTCCAGGAGACCGCGGACGGCATCGCCGAGCTGCGCGCCGCCGACCTGCCCGTGGGCAGCGTCTTCGTGAACATGGTCCGCCCGCATCTGCTGGACGAGGACGCCCTGCGCACCGCCGCGGGCGGCCGGCGCAAGGAGATCGCCAAGACGCTGACCCGGGCCGGAGTGACAGGTTCCGCCGCCCTCGTACGTCCTCTGGTCGCGCAGGCGGCCGAGCACGCGGAGCGGGTCGGCCTGGAGCGGGAGCAGCGTGCGGTGCTGGCCGGTCTCGGCCTGCCGACGGTGGAGCTGCCGCTGATGGGCGACGGGGTGGACCTCGCCGCGCTGCACGACCTGGCCACGGAGCTCCGCAAGCAGGGTGCGGGGGAAGGGGGGGACGCATGA
- a CDS encoding DUF4177 domain-containing protein, with amino-acid sequence MTKWEYATVPLLVHATKQILDTWGEDGWELVQVVPGPNNPEQLVAYLKREKA; translated from the coding sequence ATGACCAAGTGGGAATACGCGACCGTGCCCCTTCTCGTGCACGCGACCAAGCAGATTCTGGACACCTGGGGCGAGGACGGCTGGGAGCTGGTCCAGGTCGTTCCCGGCCCGAACAACCCCGAGCAGCTCGTGGCCTACCTGAAGCGGGAGAAGGCGTAG